Sequence from the Herbaspirillum sp. meg3 genome:
GTTGGCCTGGCCAGATGGGGCAGACCTCACCGGCGGCGTTATCACAGACAGTAATGATGAAGTCCATCTTTGGAGCGTCTGGCGTCGCGTATTCGTCCCAGCTCTTGCTGCGCAGCTTCTCCAATGGATAACCTGTTGTCTTGATTTGTTCGACGGCCAGCGGATTAACAGTGCCCCCTGGGTGACTGCCGGCGCTGTAAGCATTGAAACGACCTTTGCCCATGGTGTTGAGCAAAGCCTCTGCCATGATGCTGCGAGCGGAGTTGCCGGTGCACAGGAAGAGAACGTTGTAGGTTTTGTCGGCTTGATTGGCGCTCATAGAAGATCCTATTGGTAGGTTGGAGTTGCGGGAACGACGGACGACAGCTTAAGTCGCCAATCCTTCAGTTTCGTGACATGCGCTGGCAGGAGAGCAAACGTTGCCTCCACAGCAATTTTCCGTAAGAAATCCGAGCACCTGGTTCATCGTGTCGTAGTTCGCGGCGTAAATAACGAACCGGCCATCCTGGCGTGGCACAACCAGCGATGCGTGAGTGAGCTCTTTCAGATGAAAAGACAGGGACGAAGGGGCGATACCGACATGCTCGCCAATTTTGCTGGCGGCAATTCCTTCAGGACCGATCTGAACGAGAAAGCGGAAGATTGCCAGACGAGACTCTTGTGCGAGTGCGGCTAGCGCAGATATGACGCTTTTGGTTTCCATGATCGTTATCCATTATATTGTTCAACAATTCCATTGTTGTCGAAATATAGAATATTTGCAAGATTTTATTGGCAGTGTCTCGCTTTCGTGATTTGTGTACAGGATTGAACCGAGTGTATTTCTATATCGCAGGGTCCTCCCGGCGCGAGGTGACCATTCAAGCCGGTTCTTTCGGGCGCCCCTAGTACTAATCTAAATCTGGTCTCCCATCAGGTGCCAACGACAGAGACATCTCGAACCGCGTCTTCTATTTGGTTTGGAACAGAATCGATCAAATCTCGAAAGATGGAAAATGAGGGGTGGGATGTCCCTACTGCAGCTGTTGATCACTAGTGGAAGCTGGATAAGTTAGAGACGCACAATTCTGCGGGCCGAGGAACACGATTTTTGATCCAAGAAACTTGCGTGCTGGAAGGGGAGATATATAAATAAGTCATCTGAACCACAACGGCCTGATTGGTCAAAAATGAGGAACCAAAATGACTTATAGAAACCCCCGATTCATCGAAGAAGCGTACGTGAATTTGTTTAATATCCCCGCTAATTCATCGATCATCGTACGCCAGCAAGATAGGTCTTCGCGACGATATCAGCAATGTAAATTAACGCGAGCGACCGGACCCATAGTGGCCGTAGCCTGTCGAGATTTTGCCGGCAGTCATTTCAGTTTGAAGATAAATCTGGACGATCGCAGTATCGGATTTCCCGATGATGATGACGATATTCTCTGGAGTGAAATACTATTGGGGGTGGTCTATCGTTCCGCGGTAGATCTCTTGGAGATGGATGTCTATGATCCCGAATATCTCATCACGAGAAGTGCCATCGCGCTTCGAAATGCAAAATAAATCAACGCACCAAGGATGCTGTTCTGGCGAGCCGCATCCAATCAGAACGATTCTGTAGGAACCAGAATATATCGCTCGATTGGATATTGCCTTCAGAATTGATATTTCTATTTTTCCTGATGAATTCAAGATAGATAGGAGGAAGGTATTTCGCCAACGGAGCGATAGGTTGATGAAAGATATCAATCGGCAGATGCTTTAAGAGTGGGTGCTCATGACGAATTTTCTCAGCATCAGACCAAGCCATGCAAAGTATTGTGAAATATTCGAATTTTTTGAGCATTCGTAGCTCTTGAAGCATCAGATAAATTGTATTCATCGCGCTCATACCAAGTTTGGGATCAGGAATTTTTTTGAGCGCCTGCACCAGTACTTTTCCAAAATAGACGCGCATCTTTTTAATTTCTGGATCGTCGTCGTTTTCTTCTTCTTCTTCTTCTTCTTCTTCTTCTTCTTCTTCTTCTTCTTCTTCTTCTTCTTCTGTCTCGCCGTCTACGACCTCTTCCGCACTTGCGACGATCCAATAGTGGGTGTCGTCATACTCGCCGTCCGGAGGGCGTAGAGCGTAACGAAAGGACGGATCCAATTTTTGGACTGCCAGTTCAAGTTCTAACCTGCTCCACTTTCTTGGCGAGTAACTTCTCCAAAGAGGACTGCGATAGTAATGAGCGGTGCCCTCCAATACACGCTCGATGCGATTGAGTCGTGACTCGGACGGCGCTACCAGGCCGCGGCAGTAACGGTCCCACATCGACGCCCACTTGCCGTCATAGCCCAGAAGGCCTTCAACGGTCGCTTTCCTAGCATTTGCTTCCTGGTACACCGCCAAGCTCCAGATCTTGATTCTGGTCGCTTCATACCTTGCACGAGGGGGCCTACCTTTTTTCATAAGTTCAAATAAATCAGATAGATAAGCATAAAACAAAGAAAGTTGACATTTTACTATTGCGCGAGCGAAGTCGCCTATTAGCATGAATTTTAGGGGCACGCCTAATCGGAAACCACATCGTGTGGCAGATCCTGACTGGTCTTGTCTTGGGGGAAATTCATGTTGTCGCGATACGTGGTCGCGGGTAGGAGTGGGAAATGTTGAACGAAGCTGAACTTGATGCACTGATGGATAAGCACGGCCTTGACGCGCCCGCACGCGCTCAAGTTCGAGGCATCCGAGCGGCCGATCCATCCAGGCTCGTAGTCAGCGGCCCGCAGAATGTTTCGTGTCGTTATCCCAGCAAGAAGATGGGAAAAGTCATTCAGGCCGAAAGCCATACGTGCGAGCTCGCCGCGATTGTGCTCTGGGAGCACGACGAACGGATATATGAGTTCTACGATCAGTGCCCGCCGATTGGCCTGAAAGGCAAAGACAAAACCGGCCGAAACCGCGGATATAACATGACGCCAGATTTCTTCGTTATAGGAGAGGACTACATCGGCTGGGTGGAATGTAAGGCACAGACCTGGTTAGAGTCCAAGGCAAAGAAGTCGACGGTATATGAAAAGTCACAAGAGATTTGGCGATGTGTGCCTGGTCAAGAGTATGCCGAGCGCTACGGACTTGGCTTCAAAGTGATGGTCGACGCGGAGATCAATCAGATTTTTTTTCGCAATTTGAATTTCCTATCCGATTTTTTCGACACTTCGTGCCCATCGGTTGAGCCAGAAATTGCGACACGGATTATCGATGCCTTCGGAGGGAAGGCTTATGTACCACTAGCAGATCTGCTGAAGATCGGCGACAGCGAGTTGACCAGTGGCGTCTATAAGCTCATCGCAGACGAAAAGCTATACGCGAACCTGAATTCAGAGCTGCTTGTGGACGTGCAATTTGTAAATATATATCGCGATCGTCGTACCGCAGAGTCATTTCAGCTGGCACGTAGTGAATTAGCGACAGCTAGAGATGGGGAGCTAATCCAATCGATCTCCATTGAAGCAGGTCGAGGTTTTCAGTGGAACGGCCAGCCCTGGAATATTGTGAACGTGGGGGGCGACAAGGTTGCGATTAAGGATGAGGCCGGAACGATCCAAACACTTTCTCGGGGCCAGATTCTTTTATTGGTGAAGTCCGGTGACGTGCAAGGAAATTTATCCGAGGCATTCTCTCCTGAATATGAGATTGGAAAAATGATTGCGGAGGCGTCTAATAAAGATCTGCAAGAGGCGGATGGGCGTCTTAAGGAGTTGGAGAGAATCCGGGCAGGTGAAAAGCCGAGGGTATGCGAGAGAACTTTGCGCAACTGGAAGGCGAAGATGCGAGCGAGCAACGAGCTCTTGGGAAGTACTTACGTTGGACTGATATCGAAGTATCAGGAGTGTGGGAATCGGACGCGAAGAATCTCTCAAGCAGTACAGGACATAATACAGCACGTCATACAAGAGTTTCTCTTAGGGGAGTCACCTAAATCGAAGCAGTCTTGCTATGCCATCGTCTGCACCTTGTGTGACCGAGAAGGCTTGATCGTACCTAGCCGTAAAACGTTTGGGGAAGAAATCAAACGGACGACATCCCAGCATGCTCAAGTATCGGCGAGATACGGTGCGAAGGCCGCCTATGCCCTTTCTGAAATCGTCCATTGGAAGTTGGATAATGCAGTTCCACCCCACGGAGACCGGGCCTTCGAGATCGCTCACATTGACCACACACAAATGGATGTTCAGCTCATCCATAGCGTGTACGGTACTCCGATGGGAAAGCCTTGGTTGACCATATTGATGGACGCTTACACGAGAATGGTGCTGGCTTACGTCATCAGCTATGAGAAGCCGAGTTATCGCAGTTGCATGCTCGTTATACGCGAGTGCATACGTCGTCACAACCGTGTCCCGGCAAATATCGTCTGCGACAAAGGAAATGAATTCTTTAGTCAGTATTGGGAAACGCTTCTAGCCAGTCTGCATGTGACGAAGAAGACCAGACCCACCGCCAAAGGCCGCTTTGGCTCAGTCATTGAGCGCTTCTTTGGGAAAGCAAACGTTGAAGTTCTGCATCAACTCAAGGGAAATAACACGCCTTTGCAGACGCCAAGAGTGATGTCCGGGTCGCATGATCCTAGGAAGAAAGCTGTGTGGACGCTCGATGAGCTTACCGCAGAATTCAATGACTACCTCGAGAACACCTATTCTCGCCTGACACATCCGGCCCTTGGAGTCTCCCCCAAAGTGGCAGAGGAAACTAGCCTGCGTAACTCTGGGGTGCGAAATGTTCGGATCCTGAACTGGTCACCTATCCTTGCTTTGCTATGCCTGCCGGAAGTAAAAGGGGGCGACAGAAGGATTGTGGCAAATCGGGGTATCAAGCTGAACCGTACTTACTACTTTCATCCCATGCTGAACGTGCCGTCGCTTGCCAATACGAGGGCGTCTGTGCGGTATGACCCTTTTGACTATGGTCTGATCTACGCAAAGGTTGGAAAAGAGTGGTTGCCGTGCTCCTGTCCGGAGGCTGCCCAGTTGAAGGGAAGAACTGAAAAAGAAGTTCGCTTGCTTACATACGAGCTTCGCGAAACCCAAAACAGCCCAGCTGCAGAGCGGCAAAACTATATCTTGCGCGGCCAGCAGCTTTTGTCAGACCACAAGAAGGAAAAAATTCTAATTCAGCAGAAGCACGACATGGAAAAGAAAGTTGCAGATCGACGCATGGGAGTGATCGAGATGCGTCCTGAGGATATTGGCAAAGTTGCGATCGTATTTGATACAGCTTTTGAGATCGATGAAGATGATGTTGAGACTTACGGTGAGTTCAAATGAATACGACAGACTTGGCAGCGCAACAGAAATTTGTAGACTATGCAGTCGGGCATCCTCATCTTGTTAAGGCCTATGATGCTGCGCTGGCGGCTATTCGTGGTGCCAACAATGGTTGTCAAGTAGTCATTGTCGCGGGGCCGACTGGCGTTGGAAAGACGCGAATGGCCGCTGGATTGTGTACCAGCTTAAAAGAAGACTACGCTAATGAATCCGGCCAAAACCCTGAGCAAATTCCCGTGCTGTACGGTAACGCGGTTGCCGCTCAGGGGGCCTGCTTTAGTTGGAAAGATTTCTATACCCGCCTGCTTACTCGTTCCGGCGAGCCAATGACGGACAAGAAGTTAGCCATCGACAGACAGCAGAATTTGTTCGCGGATGTGACGTTGGCACACTACAAACAAAATTCGACTGCAGACGCGCTCAGAATCGCTGCCGAAAATTGTCTTCGCTTGAGAAAGGTGCGGTGCCTGATCATCGACGAGGCGCACCATATGTTGATGGTGAGGAAGAACGATATGGCGAGCTTGGAATTCCAGTTTGAGGCTATCAAATCATTGGCACTGGAAACTCAAACGACGATTGTTCTTGTGGGCACCTATCGACTTCTGGATATTCGTGACCTGAGCGGTCAGTTGGTACGGCGTAGTGAGATTATTCATTTTCCACGTTACGACTGCCGCGACAAAGACCAGAAGCTGCAATTCGCAGGGGTGTTGAAGCAGTTTCTTGAAGAGCTCCCAGTAAAGCACTCGCTTAGTCACGTACGTGATTTCAGGCATTTCTACAATAAGACTAGTGGCGAGATTGGAATTCTGAAGGACTGGTTGGTCCGTGCTTTAAATCGCTACTACCAGGCAAAGAAGAAGCCCGGTTTTGATATGGATTTCTTGGACAGATACGCGCTTGATAATAAAGCTCTTCGCACCATCGCGACAGAAGCGTTACTTGGAGAAAACAAGCTGGCCGACATATCCGAAGATGCTTTGAGCCAGCTTTATATGGGAGGTCTTGCCGTCATTCCGGAAGAGCAAGTGAAACCGTCGGCGCCGCAGAAGAAAAAGGGAACTGTCGGAAGGCGCAGTCCGCATAGGGATGCTGTAGGAGTTGCAAATGTTTGATGTTGATGAGAGCGGACCTTCGTCATTTGAACAGGTGATCCCATCGGCAGAGCGCGCTACACGGTTGTATCGGATAGTGCCAGCGGATTTTAAGTCGTGGGGTCGGGAGAGCCTGATTTCGTTTATCGTGCGTTTAAGCAGAGAGCACTTAGTCAATCCGCGTTTGCTCATCCAGCGGGTCTTCACAGAGGCAGATCCTCAAATTGCGCTGATTGCGAAGAATCGCTTTTACCTCAAAGACAGTCGCACGATCAACGCCGTGGGGGAATATGCTCGGCTGTTCTCCGATACGACCGGCTGGTTAACTGGGCATAGGACCTTGGACGAACTGACCCTACTGCCTTGGAAAGATGTGCTTCCCGAGAACGGAGAAGCAATGACAGCCAAACGTCTCAAATGGTGTCCGTGTTGCTTGGCTGAGCAAGCGCTAACTCTTGGATATAACTATCATCCTCTGGTCTGGTCATTGGAACTGTATAGGGTATGCGTACGTCACGGCCATCCTTTACAAGAAACTTGTCCTCGTTGTGAGCGGGCACAACCGTTTATTCCAGGATTCCCTGCTCTCGGGCATTGCTCGCATTGCGGTGCTTCCCTGCTTTTAATGAGTACGTCGGTGCCAGTTGTGGCGAATGACAATACCTCATTCAAGGTTGAATCAGCTCTGTGGTCAATGATGCAGAGTTGTCAGGCCCAGGAGCGTTCGCTGGACGTGTTCAGAAAAAACCTTTTACAGTTGATTCAACTACGCGCGGATGGGAATAAGGCAAGATTTTGCCGTGACTTGGGTTGGGATTCGTGGGCAGCAAATTCCTGGCTTAGGAAAGGTCAACGGCCTACGTTGCAGCGCCTGGTCGTTATGAGTGCTCGTCACGACGTTCCCATCACTTCGTTGTTTGTCGAGAACAATATTATTGGCCTGGCTGATGAGTCGCAGACTAGGGAGCGACTGAAGCGAGTAGAAAGGAAGACTCGGCCGCAGCTTTTGCCTGTCCAACGAAGTGAGGTCTCCGTCAGGTTGATTGCGGAACTGAGTAAGCCTTCCCCTAGTTCAGTGAGCGCCATTGGACGAGAATTGAAAATAAGTCGCTCTGCCTTGAAATATTGGTTTCCTGAACTGTGTCAGGCAATTGGCGAGCGCTATCGTGAATATTTGGGAGAGGCTGCGGTGCGTGCGAGAGCAGATCGGCTGAAAGTCTTGAACGAAATTCTTGAGAAATTCGTCGCAGAGGGCTGTTGGCCGAGCAAGCGTGCAGTAGACAAAGAATTAAGCCGGCATGGGTTGGCATTGGTCCGGACAGAATTGGCCAGTACCTACCAGCAGTTTATGAGTCAGTTGGGTAAAGATTAATGTCGGCAAGACAAGCCATCGCAGCAATTCTGTGCGATTGAGATTTAGATGGATATGAGCTGCTGTGTATTCATAGTTGGCGGGGATTCCGGAAATTTTCGCAGGAATTGCGCTAACCCCGTGACCCTATAGTAAAGAAGCTACAGCAAGCCACAGTGAGCCCAAGCAGTATGGACGTTCGTTCAGCCAAGATTGGCTAAATTACGCATCAGATAGTCATTGAACATCGGAACAGTAAAGGCAACGTCGCCGTGCGATGGACTGTAAATCATCCCCTTGCTGATGATTTGCGCTCGGCGAGGCCCAAGGCTCTGCGCTGACTCGTTAAGCGCATCGGCGACATCGGAAGAACGATAGGGCCCATTACCTAATCTCGCCATGGCGATGACGTACTCACGCTCTTTAGGCGTCAGGCGATCGAAACGCACCTTAAAAAAGCCTTCGTCAAGACGTTTTAGTGTGATCGCCTCGGCCTGCTTCGCATCTTCGACGGTAATGATATTACCGATCGCCAGATTCCAGGACTGATGCCCCCATTCTTGCAAAAAATAGGGATAGCCCTTCGTCTTGCGAAAAATTTCAATCAAAGCATCTTCATTGATAAAGGCACCTTCTTCGTTGACAGGTTGCTGGATTGCATCCTTGGCATCTGCTTCAGGCAGAGCACCGACCTCGGGATAATGGAATAATCTCTCTGCATACGACTTGGCCTCTCCCGACAGGGCTGCGACTTGCGGTAATCCCGCTCCGAAAAATAGAACGGGTAGTTGACTTTGGTTGATCTTGTGTAGCGAAACGATGAGCGCAGCGAGGTCCTTCTGGCTGAGATATTGGACCTCATCAATCAGGAGAGTCCATGCCTTCCCGGCTGCCTTGGCTGCCTCGCCGATCCTCACGAATAGCTCCGGAAGATCGTTCTCCAAGTCGCCACTGTCCGCGACTCCCACTTCAGCGTCTACAGCAATTGCCATGTCCCCGTATTCAAACTTGAACACCGAGGCAAACGATCTTAGTGCCCGTAATGCGTCGTAGGCTTTAGCCTTGGCGTTGTCGGTAAGAGAGAGCTTGCGAAGCACCTGATGCACGCGTGGTAACAGTAGCTCTCCGAGGGACTTGTTCTCTGGTGCTTCGATACTAGAGGTTAGGTGGCCACGCTCGTTGGCCATGGTTTCGACTGCATTAAGAAGAACGGTCTTTCCCACTCCACGTAGGCCCAAGAACATTTGGGAACGGCTGGGCTTGCCGATTAAGGCGCGATCAATGGCTATTCGCGCGTCTTCGATAATAACCTGCCGCCCAGCAAGTTCTGGCGGACGACTACCTGCTCCGGGGGCAAAAGGATTTCTAACAGGATCCATGACCGCTCCAATTCTATGAATATTGAGTAAAGTATATCTCGCGAAAGATATACGTAGCTATACATAGCTATACTTTATTAGATATTGGTAGAAATTGCGGCGGGGAGCAACGGAATTGAAGTAATCGTTCAGATTATCCGGCAAGCCGAGAAAGTCTCTCTCCTTAGAGGTTTCCGTCGCTCCTAAGGTTCGATGGCATTATCCGATGCACGACAGAATATTGCCAATAATTAACTATCTATCTTGAGTTGTTCGGGCGTAAGCTGCCTTTATGAAGGATGTATCTTTTGTGACACAGAAACAGTCGACTACTTCGGTGGCATATAGCTACCCGTGCCAAGGGTAACGTTAGTATCGAGTCGATGAGGCGCATGGCGCAAAACGTGCGACAGTAATCAGCGTTGCGGTAAATCTATTGTTCCAAAACCTAAAAGCGGAAAATGAATGGTTCCAATGCGTGCCGGAGAGGGGGAGGCAGGGATAGCAGCTTCGCGTTTGGAAGCCTCAAATGAGGCAATTCCAGGATGGACGGTGCTGACTGCGGCAAGGGTATGATTCAAATAGGCGGCAGAACTATGCTTCCAGCTACAAATAGTCTCGTTTGTGTTGTAATCAGCCATTTTTCTTGCCGAATGATCGCGTTTTTGTCAGTCGGGTGTCAGATTATTCGGCGATCTTCGTGACTGCCCGCATTACCTTGCAGGTAATCGCGGTTTTCCCAATTTTGCCCCATTATGCAGCTGTGTGTTAAAGCTCACATCTGACATGCAACTTGACGATATAACGCCTTGATCGTGCGTTAAAAGTTTGACGAATCCGGACGCAAGCAATTATAATCGCCGGGCTTCTAAACCGCCGTCTGCTCACAATGAGTGCGGCTTGCACGATATTGGATATATATGCTGCGCATCATCCTTTTGCAGCTTGTGGCCATGGTCGTCGCTGCATGTACAGCTGGTTTGTTGGGCGGCGTATCTGCGTTGTGGTCGGCATTGTTGGGAGGGACTTGTTGTTTCATTCCCAATGCTTTGTTCGCCCTGCGTCTCTATACAAGTGCTCGCAAGCCTGGTGGGGCTAACCCGATGACGTTTTTGTTCGGGGAATTTATCAAGATTGCTACGACTCTTGCGCTCATGGGCGCAGTTGTTTGGTTGTATCGCGATGTGAATTGGCTCGCATTTGTGCTGAGCTTCATCGTGGTGCTTAAAAGTTACTTAATTTTACTGTTTAGACATCGACCATGACCGCTGCTGCGCACGCACCTACTGCTTCAGAATACATCGTCCACCATCTCGGACATTTCTCTTCGCAACACCAAAGCAAGATCGTTGATTTCTCGATCATCAATGTGGACACCATTTTCTGGTCGGTTGTCTGCGGCGTGGTTGGTTGCCTGTTGATGTATCTGGCTGCACGCAAGGCCACTTCGGGCGTGCCGGGCCGTTTCCAGGCTTTCGTCGAAATGGTTGTCGAAATGGTCGAGGATCAATCCAAGGCTATCGTGCACGGTGACCGTACTTTCATCGCACCACTCGCATT
This genomic interval carries:
- a CDS encoding TniQ family protein, which encodes MFDVDESGPSSFEQVIPSAERATRLYRIVPADFKSWGRESLISFIVRLSREHLVNPRLLIQRVFTEADPQIALIAKNRFYLKDSRTINAVGEYARLFSDTTGWLTGHRTLDELTLLPWKDVLPENGEAMTAKRLKWCPCCLAEQALTLGYNYHPLVWSLELYRVCVRHGHPLQETCPRCERAQPFIPGFPALGHCSHCGASLLLMSTSVPVVANDNTSFKVESALWSMMQSCQAQERSLDVFRKNLLQLIQLRADGNKARFCRDLGWDSWAANSWLRKGQRPTLQRLVVMSARHDVPITSLFVENNIIGLADESQTRERLKRVERKTRPQLLPVQRSEVSVRLIAELSKPSPSSVSAIGRELKISRSALKYWFPELCQAIGERYREYLGEAAVRARADRLKVLNEILEKFVAEGCWPSKRAVDKELSRHGLALVRTELASTYQQFMSQLGKD
- a CDS encoding ATP-binding protein, producing the protein MDPVRNPFAPGAGSRPPELAGRQVIIEDARIAIDRALIGKPSRSQMFLGLRGVGKTVLLNAVETMANERGHLTSSIEAPENKSLGELLLPRVHQVLRKLSLTDNAKAKAYDALRALRSFASVFKFEYGDMAIAVDAEVGVADSGDLENDLPELFVRIGEAAKAAGKAWTLLIDEVQYLSQKDLAALIVSLHKINQSQLPVLFFGAGLPQVAALSGEAKSYAERLFHYPEVGALPEADAKDAIQQPVNEEGAFINEDALIEIFRKTKGYPYFLQEWGHQSWNLAIGNIITVEDAKQAEAITLKRLDEGFFKVRFDRLTPKEREYVIAMARLGNGPYRSSDVADALNESAQSLGPRRAQIISKGMIYSPSHGDVAFTVPMFNDYLMRNLANLG
- a CDS encoding arsenate reductase ArsC, whose protein sequence is MSANQADKTYNVLFLCTGNSARSIMAEALLNTMGKGRFNAYSAGSHPGGTVNPLAVEQIKTTGYPLEKLRSKSWDEYATPDAPKMDFIITVCDNAAGEVCPIWPGQPISAHWGFEDPAAATGTDEEKRAVFSKVARQITTRVNIFNSLPFHTLEKTAIKREMDAIGASQV
- a CDS encoding ATP synthase subunit I, whose protein sequence is MLRIILLQLVAMVVAACTAGLLGGVSALWSALLGGTCCFIPNALFALRLYTSARKPGGANPMTFLFGEFIKIATTLALMGAVVWLYRDVNWLAFVLSFIVVLKSYLILLFRHRP
- a CDS encoding helix-turn-helix transcriptional regulator, which translates into the protein METKSVISALAALAQESRLAIFRFLVQIGPEGIAASKIGEHVGIAPSSLSFHLKELTHASLVVPRQDGRFVIYAANYDTMNQVLGFLTENCCGGNVCSPASACHETEGLAT
- a CDS encoding DDE-type integrase/transposase/recombinase, encoding MLNEAELDALMDKHGLDAPARAQVRGIRAADPSRLVVSGPQNVSCRYPSKKMGKVIQAESHTCELAAIVLWEHDERIYEFYDQCPPIGLKGKDKTGRNRGYNMTPDFFVIGEDYIGWVECKAQTWLESKAKKSTVYEKSQEIWRCVPGQEYAERYGLGFKVMVDAEINQIFFRNLNFLSDFFDTSCPSVEPEIATRIIDAFGGKAYVPLADLLKIGDSELTSGVYKLIADEKLYANLNSELLVDVQFVNIYRDRRTAESFQLARSELATARDGELIQSISIEAGRGFQWNGQPWNIVNVGGDKVAIKDEAGTIQTLSRGQILLLVKSGDVQGNLSEAFSPEYEIGKMIAEASNKDLQEADGRLKELERIRAGEKPRVCERTLRNWKAKMRASNELLGSTYVGLISKYQECGNRTRRISQAVQDIIQHVIQEFLLGESPKSKQSCYAIVCTLCDREGLIVPSRKTFGEEIKRTTSQHAQVSARYGAKAAYALSEIVHWKLDNAVPPHGDRAFEIAHIDHTQMDVQLIHSVYGTPMGKPWLTILMDAYTRMVLAYVISYEKPSYRSCMLVIRECIRRHNRVPANIVCDKGNEFFSQYWETLLASLHVTKKTRPTAKGRFGSVIERFFGKANVEVLHQLKGNNTPLQTPRVMSGSHDPRKKAVWTLDELTAEFNDYLENTYSRLTHPALGVSPKVAEETSLRNSGVRNVRILNWSPILALLCLPEVKGGDRRIVANRGIKLNRTYYFHPMLNVPSLANTRASVRYDPFDYGLIYAKVGKEWLPCSCPEAAQLKGRTEKEVRLLTYELRETQNSPAAERQNYILRGQQLLSDHKKEKILIQQKHDMEKKVADRRMGVIEMRPEDIGKVAIVFDTAFEIDEDDVETYGEFK
- a CDS encoding AAA family ATPase — translated: MNTTDLAAQQKFVDYAVGHPHLVKAYDAALAAIRGANNGCQVVIVAGPTGVGKTRMAAGLCTSLKEDYANESGQNPEQIPVLYGNAVAAQGACFSWKDFYTRLLTRSGEPMTDKKLAIDRQQNLFADVTLAHYKQNSTADALRIAAENCLRLRKVRCLIIDEAHHMLMVRKNDMASLEFQFEAIKSLALETQTTIVLVGTYRLLDIRDLSGQLVRRSEIIHFPRYDCRDKDQKLQFAGVLKQFLEELPVKHSLSHVRDFRHFYNKTSGEIGILKDWLVRALNRYYQAKKKPGFDMDFLDRYALDNKALRTIATEALLGENKLADISEDALSQLYMGGLAVIPEEQVKPSAPQKKKGTVGRRSPHRDAVGVANV